The genomic stretch ACCAAAGACCACGAATGGGTTAAAATCGACGGTGACATAGCAACTATCGGTATCACTGAGTTTGCCGCCAGTGAGTTAGGCGATATCGTCTATGTAGAAGTTGAGACTATTGGAGACACATTAGAGACAAACGAAGTTTTTGGATCTGTAGAAGCAGTAAAGACCGTTTCTGATTTATTTATGCCTGTATCCGGTGAGATTTTGGAAGTAAACCCTGAGTTAGAGGATTCTCCTGAGCTGGTGAACGAATCTCCTTACGAAAAGGGATGGATGATCAAAGTAAAGATCACAGGTGACCTTCCTTCAGAATTACTCTCTTCATCCGAGTACGTCGAACTTGTAGGTAAATAAGAAAAGCATTTTGAGACTAGGAATTGCTGTCGTCTGGCTTTTAATAATTTGCATTGCTATGCTTACCCCTGGAAACAACTTCCCGGACGCCAGCTTTAATTTTCAAGATAAGCTCATTCATTTCATCTGCTTTGGTATGCTGAGTTTTCTTTGGTGTGGAGTGGGCGTAAAACGGGCTGAAGTATCGGGACTAGAAGGCAGAGTACTGACCAACTATTTGATTTTCGGAATAGCCGCTGGAATAGTTTTAGAAAGCGCACAGTTATTTATCCCCTTCCGATCTTTTGATTATATGGACATGATAGTCAACGAAATAGGGGGGATAGCAGGTCTATTAGCATATTTTAAGATTCCCACTACCAAAATCGGCTTGGATTAGTGCCTATTAATTGTTACAATTGTTAGTCTGAAAAAGAAGAAAAAATTAACCTTTATAAACCAAACGTATCATGGAAGCAAAAAAGACTCCCAGCGCTGACTTAACCAAAAAGACAGGTATGTTCCTGAACCTTGGTTTGGCAGTAGCTGTTGGTGCTACCCTTGCTGCCTTCGAATGGAAGTCATTTGACGACGGTTCATTGAAAGACCTTGGTCAAGTAACTGATAACTTCGAAGAGTTGCTAGATATTCCAATCACAGAGCAGCCACCACCACCGCCACCGCCACCTATAGAGCAGCCTATCATTCAGGAGATTCCGGATGAGGTGGAGATCGAAGAAAAAATCGAAGTTAACTTCGATGTCGATGTGAAAGAAACTACCGTAATCAAAGAAGTAGTGATCGCTGAAGCACCTGTTGAGGAAAAAGTAGATCAGATCTTTGACGTGGTAGAAAATCAGCCTGAGCCTCCGGGGGGAATGTCAGCTTGGAATAAATACCTAAGTGACAACCTTAAATACCCTACCCAGGCTAGAAGAATGGGTACTGAAGGTACTGTGATCGTAGTTTTCGTAGTGAATACTGATGGTTCTATCCAAGATGTAGATGTCCTAAGAGGAATCGGCGGAGGATGTGATGAGGAAGCAGTAAGAGTAGTGAAAAATGCTCCTAACTGGACTCCAGGTAAGCAAAGAGGACGTCCGGTACGAACTCGTATGAGACTACCTATCAGATTCAAACTAAGCTAATCACAATATAAAACAAGTAAGAGACCCGATAGTTCGGGTCTTTTTTTTGTGCTAAATTTAACAACTTTTTAATTAGTTAAATAGTGTTAGCATATTAGTATCAGTGAGTTATGCTGTGTAAATTTTTAGAGAAGTTTTATTTCTCATCTCTAATCATACATACATGGAACCTAAAAAAAATACAAAATCAGATCTCAGAAAATGGTCTGGCGCATTATTTAACTTGGGACTAACCATTAGCTTGGCCTCGGTATTGGTGGCTTTCGAATGGAAAGCAAAAGATAAGTTGATCATGAAAGATATCGCAGGAATAGAGGATGACTGGGAGATACTGGACATCCCCATTACAATTCATACTCCACCTCCCCCACCACCGCCTGCCCCAATAGAGATTAACGAATTACCGGACAATATCGAGATTGATGAAATCAAAGATTTTACTATTGACCTCAATACCACAGAAGAAACCATCATACCTGAAATAGAAATCTCCTCTGCTCCTGTTATAGAAGACGTGGACAAAATAGTTGATTTTGCAGAAGTTCAGGCAATGTTCAAAGGAGGAATGGATGCCTGGTATGCCTATCTTAACAAAAACCTGGTATATCCTTCTCAGGCTAAAAGAGCCAACATAGAAGGCATGGTTGTAGTACGCTTTGTAGTAAATACAGATGGATCCATTCAGGACATAGAATTGGTCAGGACAATCGGTGGTGGATGTGATGAAATTGCCAAGAAAGTAATCGAAAACTCCCCCAATTGGAATCCAGGGAAAATGGGAGGCAAAGCAGTAAGGTCTCGAATGACTATGCCCATACGCTTCCGCTTAAATTAAAAAAAAGTGGCTGTCTCATAACTATGTAGCATTGTCAGGCCGAGCGACGTCGAAGCCCGCATACGCTAAGGGCTTGCTGAAAAAGTCTCAGGTATGCCAGCTTCCAGGCGGCCGAGTGAAGATGTATGCTTATACCTCGAATGAGGCCAACACAGAAGATGGCATGCCTGAGACTAGCTCGGAAATCTCAATTTTGAGATTTCCTGATGCATGGAAAAAGGCCTATTCTTCTCAAAAAGCTTGCACTTGCTTAAAATCCATAGGCATGAAAAACGGGTTAATCATTCAAAATGATAGCTTTTGATCTTTTACTGGCGTTTTTCAGCAGACCCTACTTATAGGACAGCCTCTTCTTTTTTATAATACATTTAAGGATTGCTCCTTTACTTTTTCCAGCTCGTCTTTCATCAGGATCACATGCTTTTGCATACCGGCGTCATTAGCCTTGGAACCAATGGTATTGATCTCCCTACCTATTTCCTGACTGATAAACCCAAGTTTTTTACCTTGGCTGCTATCTTCATTAAGACACTTTTCAAAATAATTCAAATGGGTACCTAACCGTACTATTTCTTCAGTGATATCGAGTTTTTCAAAGTAATAGATCAACTCCTGTTCAAAGCGGTTGGCATCAAAGGAATTTTCGTCCAGCCACTCATTAAAGTGGTTTCTTATTTTCTGCTTGATTCGCTCCTTACGGTTCCCCTCTTCTGCTTCAATTTGTTTTAACCCATTGGCGATCTCACGGATATTACCTTGAAGCTTCTCCTCAAGCGAATTCCCCTCGTCTTGTCTAAATGCATTGCATTTTGTCAGCGCCTCGATAAGTACTTTCTTTATTTGCTCCCAATCCTCCTGATCATCTCTTTGTTCTCCAGTCAGCTGTGTGATAACACCTGGAGACTGAACGGCTAATTTGAAAATATCCTGAGACTCATCCCCCACGGTATTTGCAAGTTCTTTGTACTTCTGGTAAAACAACCCAAATAACTCCTGGTTGATGCTTACTGGCATTTCACTACCACCTTTAGATTGAAAATCAATGGTAACACTGACTTTACCCCGATCCAAAATTGATTGGACAAGGGTTCGTATTTCCAGTTCTTTATCATTAAACTGTCTCGGGCTCCGGATAGATAGATCCAAAAATTTTGAATTGAGCGTACGTACTTCCACTTGGATCACCATGCGCTCATCCTCATATCCGGCATTACCGAAGCCGGTCATTGATTTAATCATAATAAGATATATAGAGTTAGAAATTGAAGCCCAAAGTTACATAGAACTTTAAGTCTTCCGCTTCATAATTCCGTATTGGTCTTGCCACATCAAACTTCACGTAATAATTAAGCAAAACTGTACGCAGACCAGCGCCATAACTCTGGAGCCAAGGATTATTGAAATTATTTAATGTAATGGTGAAGGGCGATCCCCCGGTATTAATCACTTCAGTATTTTGATCGTTTACGCGTTCCCATGGAGCGGAATCATTCCATGCGGACCCAACATCATAAAAACCGACAATCTGGAAATTTCGAATAAAATTTGAGGTAATATTGCCCCTGGTCAGATATGAAAAGACAGGCACTCTTAACTCGGCGGTGAAAGTCACCATATTTCTACCTCTGATTTCATCATAGTCATATCCCCTCAAATCGACAAAATCAGCAAATAAAATATTGGAATTCTCCACACCCGATGGGTTTCTGATCGGAGAAGATTCCGGTCTATTGATTGGGGGATTGTAAAATTCATTAAACAGCCAATTATCCATTCCGCCTAACATATAAGTCTGCGGGTTATTCCCCATAAACGACCCAGCGTACAACCTACCTGCCAGCACTATATTCTTATGAATGGCGTAATACTCCCTCAGATCAAGGAAAAAGTTTCCAAAAGACCGTTCATTATGTTTGAATGAATGATATTGTGTATATCCGACTTTAGCCTTAAACCCTGACTGGGAATACAACCCTAGAGGTTGGGTACGATCATAAACGAACTCAGCTTTACCCCCTACATAATTAACATCAAACCGGTTCTGATCCGGCACTTGTCCATATATCAATGAATCGGGATTCAAATTAAAATACTGTGTTTTGGCAACGAATGGAGTTAGAGACACTCTTGCATTGGCGTTGAGCGGATAAGAAAATCCTGCTTCCACCTTTGTCAACACGTATTTTTGGTAAGTGACATCCCCCTGCTCTATCCGGACAGTTCGCCGGTCAAACCTACCCTTAAAATCAACCCTGCTTTTCAAATACTCATATTCAAAGAAAATATCCCCACCGGACCTGAAGTCAAGCGTGGTCATGACTCCACCATGGAAGACATGATTATCCAGCAAATCAGTCATTTTTCCAGTAAGACCTATTCCAAATCCTCTCAACGGATCTACCACAAAACGGGTATTGATATTGTTGATGAAAAACTGTGGGTCCATCTGCCTCGGGCCTGTCACTCTTTTTTTCAAACTCTCCTTTCTGAATGCCTCCAGTAGATTGGTCTTGGACTCGGCGGCTGAAGCTGCCGGAGATTCAAGATTTGAAGGTAGGGTATCAAAGGAATAATTGTCAGTATTTATCCCTTTCCTATTTTCAAAACTTAACCGTTTAAGATCGATTGAGGAGGTTGGGTTTTTTGAAATTGTGTCAATAGGTATAAGTGACTGTTGATCAGTAATATCCGAATTCTCGATAGGTTCAGGTAGGTTTTCTTTTGCCTCCTTTTCTTCCATCAGCCGTCGGGCAGCAAGTCTCTCATTCAAGCTTTTCGCCTGCTCCAATTGTATCCTTGGAGTACTTGGAGTGAATTGGTCTGCATTCGAAAAACCCTCCACAACCAAGTAACTTTCTCTTCCATCCCGCACAGAATAAGCAATCCGATTCATTCTGGAATTGACGTCATATGCTTCCACACTTTTATTATAGGCAGAGATCTGATTAGAGACCTGATTGCCTATACTCATCCGCATCAGATTATTGATCCCACTGAGATCACTTAAGTACACGATCGAGTTACTATTCACCCTTCTAGGCAGGATATTCTTACTATTTGAGTTGGTCAGCTGTTTTGTGATCACCGTATCGGTCACCTGTACCATGTAGAGGTTATAGTAGTCTGGCAAGGAATTCAGTTGAAGATTCTTACCCATGAGGGAATCAGGAAGATCCGTCTGGTTAGAGCTGTAAATAATCGTAGAATCATTTAAAAACATCGGCGTTAACTGATCAAAGGAATCATTTGTCAACCTTCTTCCCGCGCCACTGGCATTCAGCGTATAGATATCAGATTTGCCGTTTGAAATCGCCGACAGCACCATATTTTTCCCGGTGCTATTAAAGTCCAAGCTTAGAATCTGGGTGATATTCCTGAGGAAAATTTTATCCTGATTAGATCCATCAAGAGACCGAAGCCTCAGTGTAGTAAATCCTCTCTTGAACGATGCGATGGCAATATTGGCAGAATCCCTCCATGCAATTATAGGAGATTTGAAATTAGCTTCCTGATCCTGTAAAGAAGTCCCCCCGGCAAATATTGTCTGCTCCCGACCTGTGCTTACTTCCCTCACCTGCACCCTGTATTTCCCTCCGTTATTGATCACATAGGCTAGATTCAATCCATCAGGGCTGAATTTAACATCATTAATTGCTCCAATGAATTTTGGGGAAGTATGGGCTACTGCCGCACTTTTGTTTGGTTCCTGAAAAGTGGAAGACACTTGTTTGTTTATATTCAGATAATATTTCTTCCAGTCTTCTATAAAGGTTTTAAAATTCAGGCCGACAGTATTTGCAATACTGTTTTCTTCATTTCTATTGATGCGGGACAGGTTGAGCACACTGGACACATACCTTCTTCCATATCTTTCTGCAATGTAATTCCAGACAGATTGCCCTACTAGGGCAGCTTCTCTTTCTTTCAACTTGAAGATTTTGGGAGTTTCATCTTCTTGGAAATAGTGTCGCACATAGTCATCCATTTCCCTACTCCATCCTTTGGCTAAGTACAAGGCTATCCCATCCACATACCATTCAGGGAAGCTGTTCGTAAGGTTGGACTGAAACGCATCTGATACGGAAGACCCATACAGCATTTCCTCAATTATGACCTTCGCAGTGCCATAGATCAAATCTTCTTTGAATAAATCTACTTCCCCTTTATAGGAAATTTCTGCCAGAAGCCTATTGAAGTTGGTCTGTCCTTGTTCATTGTACTCTTCTTTGTTCAGGTTTACGTTGCTCTGCAGCAGTTCTTCGGGAGAATTATAGATGTAGATTTTAGGCTTGGTATAAGCCACATAGCCAATCATCTGGGTAAGTCGGTTAAACTCCTCTTCCAAAAAATCGATGGCCATCTTTGCGTTAGCTCCGCCTCGGTCATAATAATAAACCTCAAAATTATTTGAGGAATAGAAATACCATTCAAATTGCTTGTGTTGAATTCTGTTTTTCCCAAAACGCTCTTGATCAAACTGAGCGAGGGCGAAAAATGAATTTAACCATAACCCAGTAACAACTAAAATTCGGAAAAGATGATATCGCATTCGATTTTCTGAAAGATGTCTTTAAATATAATTAAAATACCGAGCTATGTCCACTTCCTTGTCAATAGCCTTTTCATTTAAAAGGTGCCCTAGCATCTGTCCACTAAAATAAGGAATTAGTGAGACACCTTTAGCCCCAAAACCATTGAATATGTAAACGCCTTCTTCGGTAGGATGTTTCCCTATAAATGGCTTTCTATCTCTTGTCGCTGGTCTTATACCCGTTTTATGGTTAATAATTTCATCAACCGGTAACTGAACCAAATCCGTAAGCCTTGCTAAAATCTCTTTTTTAGCCTCTTCTGTAGGCCCCATATCCAAATCATGTTTGGTATACGTAGAACCTACTCTATGCACTGACTCTTTTAAATGTATTCTGAATACTCCCCTATTCACAACGTAATCTGGCGTAAATCCCTGCCTCACTTCCAATATTTCCCCCTTCACCGGAGCAAAAGGCAAAAAACCGAAAAACCTGGAATCCATAGCCCCTAATCCATTACAATAGATAACTGACTTGGCCTTCAAGTGTTTGTAGTACCAGTGCTCTGATTCCCGGTAAAGCAAATGCTCATCATATCGCTCCAAAATCAATTCTTCATAAAAATACGATATCATCGCATCAAGTAGATTATTGATATGTAGCCATCCTGAGTTGCGTAACATAACACCCCCATAAGGATCCTTGAGAAACTCAGACTGGCTTTCACTATATATTCTCTCCAAATACGCTTCAAATCCAGGATCAGCACTATGTCCCATCCATTCGTTTAATTCCTCTATAGTGAGAAATGGGCGATAGATTGCCTTTTCAGTAAGAAACTTACTATCAGTAAGCCTCTCCAATTCCCTGTAAAACGGTTTAATTTCTGGAAAAAGCAAATCTGCCTTCCAGGTTTTGACCATCTTCCTACCAGTCACTGGATTGAAAAGTCCTGCAGCTACTCTACTTGAGTTATTCGCTTCTGGCTGATCAATAATCCTAATACTTTTACCCGCCTGCTTCAGACGATAAGCTATCGCAGTTCCGGCGAGACCTCGACCAATTAGCAAAAAATCGATTTCCATAGCCCAAAATAAAGGTTTAATTCTTTATTTTGTCACATTACACCATTACATTTCACATGCTATACATTAAGTCTTTTACATTCAACCCATTTCAGGAAAACACCTACGTGCTTTATGATGAAAAAGGCGAAGCTGCACTGATAGATCCCGGATGTTTTGATCTGGCTGAACGCAAGGAGCTATTGGATTTTGTCAGTGATAAGAAAATCCGGATTACCCAACTGCTCAACACCCATTGCCACATAGACCATGTACTAGGAAACGCCTGGGCAAAAAAAACATTTGGAGTACCACTTCTGATTCATAAAGAGGAAGAGGCTGTGCTGAGAGCAGTGGAAGTATATGCGCCCAATTACGGATTCTCCGGATATGAAACGAGCGAAGCAGAAGGCTTTCTGACAGAAGGGCAAGAAATTAAGATAGGAGACGAGGTGCTGAAAATCATATTTGTACCAGGGCATGCCCCAGGCCATGTGGTTTTTTACCATAAAGAATCCCAGCAATGCATAGCTGGAGACACATTATTCCGAGGCAGCATTGGACGCACAGACTTACCGGGAGGCAATCATGATTTACTTCTTAGCAAGATCAAATCGGAGCTTTTTACGTTACCAGAAGAGACCGTATTATACCCCGGGCATGGCCCAGAAACAACCGTAGCTTTTGAGAAACTCCATAACCCATTTGTGGGTAAAAACGCAAGACTTTGAAAATCAAATCCCATATCCCAAATACCATCACACTACTCAACTTACTTTCCGGGGTGATTGGTATCATATGGGTCATCAATGGAAATATCCTGTCAGGAGCTTACTTTATTATTTTGGCAGCCATTTTCGACTTTTTCGATGGGTTCGCAGCTAGGATACTGAAGGTACAAAGTGAGATAGGCAAACAGCTGGACTCTTTGGCAGATCTGATTTCGTTTGGAGTACTTCCAGGGATGATTCTTTTTCAAATGGCCAAGGCGAACAATGGAGCAGAATGGCTTCCCTACCTCACCCTGATAGTCCCCCTCCTATCTGCCGTGCGACTGGCAAAGTTCAATCTAGACACCCGCCAAAGTGATAGATTCATTGGCTTACCCACTCCGGCAAACGCACTATTTATCAGTACCTTGCCTTATTTCGCCATTAAATGGTCGTCCACAGGGGAATGGCTAACTTCTACTATATTTCTAATAGGAATAGCATGGATTTTCTCAATTTTATTAGTGGTCGAGTTACCACTCATCGCATTGAAATTCAAATCTTATTCACTTGCAGCGAACAAGTTTAGATATGTTCTTTTGGCAATTGGCCTTGCCCTTCTATTAACTTACGGACTGGCGGGAATCCCACTTGTGATAATTGCGTATGTTGGTTTATCAGTAATTGAAAACAGAATCATTACAGAATGAGGTCCTCGGCCACAATTTTGTTATTTTTACTCTTCAATCTTATCCTGATTGCCTCCGCATCTGGCCAAAATTCACTCTTCAAGTTTAAAGTCCCCAATGAAGGAGTCCATAAAATAAGCCTCAAACAGGCGCAAGACCTTGGAGCTGCCTCACTGAGTGAATTGGCTGTATATGGAAACCCGGGTATGCTGGCTCAAATGCTAGACAGTACCAATCTGGAATTGCAGGAAATTCCAGGGCTTGAGAAAAACGATTTTTTATATTTTTACCTCCCTCCATCCGATTCATATTATTACTCTGGAAATCAATTAAAATTCACCCCTAACCAATTCACTGATTCGCTGAGTTTTTTAATAGGTACCAAACCAAATCCAAAACGGGTGCAAACTGTAACTGCGCAGCCAGGACCTGAATCCCCCGCAATACTATATGAATGGAAATGGCTCAAAGAAGAAGAGAACAATATTTTGAATTCGGGTCGGACATGGTATTCTAGAGCAGTAGCTCCAGGAGTGACCAGAGGCTACGCTTTTCCACTATCTACCAATACAAATGCAGCATGGAAAGTAGTCGCTGCGGTTATGGGCAGATCCGTTTCCGAATCTATTATTAACCTGGCTGTAGATGACCTTGCGATTTCTGAAAGTCTAATCCAAAGTGTCCCTGCTAATACCTATGGAATTAAAGGCTTTGAAAGCTATGTAGAGAAAGAATTTTCACCTGCATCCCAAAAAATTGACAGGCTAAGAATTAATTTTCAGTCTGCAGATGCAAATGCCAGAGGATATTTTCAGTTTATAGGAATAGGAACACCCCATCGTAGCACCTCCTTGAATAAAGGTGTATTTACAATAGCTCAAGCTGTACCACTCTCTCTCTCCACCTTGCCTGGATTATCCATCTGGGAAGTCAATGATGTGTTCAAGCCAATAGCACTTGATTTGACTTTTGGCTCTAACACAAACGGGCAAAAATTCATTGTCTTCAATGAGGCAGAAACCATAGAAATACCTGAATTTGAAACCGTAGATCTATCCTTAAGAACAACATCTTCTTGGCCAGAGTTATTGATAATCGCTCCTGAATCACTAAAATCATCAGCTGAAAGACTCAGCACTCATAAATTTGGGATGGGTATCTATACGGAGGTCGCTTACTTAAATGACATCTACGATGCTTTTGGGTATGGTAATCCTGATTTGACAGCTATCCGGAATTTCCTGGCTTGGCACTACCACAGAGGAGGCAACCTGAAAAATGTCTTGATCTTGGGAAAAGGAACTTATGACTATAAAGGCAAATTAGGTGGTCGGCCAAACCTCATCCCTGTTTACACCAGCAGAAATAGTTTAAACCCATTAACGACTTTCAGCTCGGACGATTATTTTTCTTTGCTCGACTATGGACAAGGTGAATGGGAAGAAAACCGTGAGGGCGTTGAATTGTTACAAATCGGAGTGGGCAGATTACCTGTGATTACTCCTGAAGAAGCTCGAATTGTGGTGGATAAAATCATCAAGTACGAAATAAATCCTGCCCCTGGTGACTGGAAAAAAACGGTGACTTTTTTTGCTGATGACGGAGACAACAACATTCATGTTAGGGATTCTGAGTCCCTCTCATCCTTTTTAACCAATAACTATAAAGAGTATAAACAAGAGAAGCTGTACCTGGATAGGTTCATGCAGCAGAGAACTGGAGATAGGCAGTCTTCCCCACAAGCCAAAACCGCCTTGGAGGAGACTCTTGAACGTGGCACCTTATTGCTTAACTACGTAGGACATGGCAACGAGACCACACTCACAGCTGAAGAAGTTTTCCTTTCTTCAGATATAGCCAACTGGGCAGACCAGGATCATTTAGCACTCTGGTTTACAGCCACCTGCGAATTTGGCAGGCACGATAGCCCGCTGATCCGGTCTGCCGCCGAGGAACTTTTGACAGCTCCTAACAAAGGAGCTATAGGACTTCTAACCACTGGCAGGCCGGTTTTTAGCAGTGTTAATTTTTCGCTGAATGAAGCTTTTATTATGGAAGTGTTCAAACCGGAAAATGGGCAGTACCAAGACCTGGGCAGTATTTTCAGAAACACCAAAAACCAAAGCCAAAACGGGGCACTCAACCGAAATTTCAGTCTGCTGGCGGATCCCAGTATGAGGCTTGCTTCTACAAAATTCAACATCAATATCACCTCCCTCCAAGATCCAGGGAGCCAGAGGTCATTGGATACACTATCAGCTCTACAGGAGGTGATATACGAAGCAGAGGTGATTAACCCAACTTCAGGCAGAGTCGCTACGGGTTTCAATGGAACGTACACCATAGAATTGCGTGACAAGGCATCCATGAGTAAAACTTTGGGAGATGAAAGTAGTGCCATCGAGTTTTTAGAGGAAAAAATCATCCTTTTCAAAGGTACAGGCAAGATAATATCCGGCATGATCAAGGGCAAAATGATCATTCCGAAAAATATAAATCTCGATTTTGGTGAAGGACGAATACGGATTATTGGTGAAAATCAAGAAAATGGACTGGAAGCTCACGGGATGAAGGTATCTACCCTAGGCGGCACTTCCGGCAATGTTCCTGACGATACAAAAGGCCCGGATATTTCTGCGGAGTTTGGAGGAAAAGCCACTGCTCCTTTTAAGTTTCCTGCAACCACTGTAAGAATGGATGTGTCTTTCTCTGATTCCAGCGGGATAAACATCTCGGGAATTCTGCCCGCAGAAAACTTAACTGTACAGGTAAACGGGAATGACCCCATAGTCATAAATGATTTTTTTAAATCAGAAAACAATACATTTACAATCGGAAAAGTGATGTTTGAACTAAAACAATTAAAAGAAGGTAGGAATTTGGTAACTATCAAGGCTTGGGATATATTAGGAAACGGAAGTGAGTACAGCCAAGAAATATGGGTAGAAGGAAGCCGTCGCCTTCAAATATTAAATCATAAGACGTACCCCAATCCTACACAAATTGTAAGTCATTTTGAGTTAGAACACAATAAGGCTGGGGAAAATCTGAAACTGACGCTTGCCGTTTACCAAACAGACGGAAAGATACTATTTTCGGAAAGCAGGCGTTTAGTGAAAGCTAATGCCCGTATTGGGGATTTGTCATGGTTTTTTTTGCAAAATCAAACCAAATATCCAGCAAAAGGAACTTATATTTACAAAATAACGCTTCAGTCAGAGCTTGATAATTCTACTGATACGGTGAGCGGACTAATCGTGATTCAATGAAAAAAATAGCCACTATAAATAGGAAAAACATACTCATTGCAGTTTTTACCCTGGCTACTTTAACTGTACAAGCTCAGAACAGCATAATTGTATCCGGTCAGGATCCTGACCGCAGAGTGATCACTACTGCCGTACCCTTTTTGAATTTTGCCCCAGACTCACGGCACTCTGGCATGGGAGATGTAGGAGTAGCCCTTTCTCCAGACGCCAATTCAGCTCATTGGAATGCTGGACAGCTTGCCTTTGTAGATGATCAGATGGGGTTTTCACTATCCTATTCACCTTGGCTTGGAAAGCTTGTCAATGACATGTCTTTGAGTTACCTAACCGGATTTTTTAGGATTGATGAAGTTTCTGCCTTTGGATTTGACTTGAGGTATTTCAATATGGGGGATATTCAGCTTACAGATGGAAGAGGAAATCCATTGGGTGAATTCAACCCACGGGATATTGCTATCGGCGGAACCTATTCCAGAAAACTTTCAACATATCTTGGACTGGGGATCTCCGCAAGGTTTATCTATTCCAATCTTTCAGGAAATATCTCCTCCGTAGGAGGCAGTGAAGCAAAGCCTGGTATCAGTGTAGGAACCGATGTGGGGCTTTTCTATTCAAAACCTGTATTTGCCGGAGCAAAAGACGCAAACTTCTCCTGGGGAGTTAGTATTTCCAACATTGGGCCCAAAATAACCTATAATTCCGCAGATGATCTGGATTACATCCCGACCAATTTAAAAGTAGGCACAGCCTACTCTATTGATTTGGATCCTGTAAACACCCTTACGTTTGCACTGGATCTCAACAAGCTATTGGTACCAACGCCACCAATTTATAAAACGAATGAAGATGGCACCTTGGAGACTGACGAGAATGGCAACCTTATTATTGAGCCTGGTAACGGAAAAGACCCAAACCGCCCATTAATATCCGGCATGTTCGGCTCCTTTGCTGATGCTCCGGGCGGATTTTCGGAGGAAATGCAAGAGATAA from Algoriphagus sp. NG3 encodes the following:
- the gcvH gene encoding glycine cleavage system protein GcvH; protein product: MDFPQELKYTKDHEWVKIDGDIATIGITEFAASELGDIVYVEVETIGDTLETNEVFGSVEAVKTVSDLFMPVSGEILEVNPELEDSPELVNESPYEKGWMIKVKITGDLPSELLSSSEYVELVGK
- a CDS encoding VanZ family protein, coding for MLTPGNNFPDASFNFQDKLIHFICFGMLSFLWCGVGVKRAEVSGLEGRVLTNYLIFGIAAGIVLESAQLFIPFRSFDYMDMIVNEIGGIAGLLAYFKIPTTKIGLD
- a CDS encoding energy transducer TonB, producing MEPKKNTKSDLRKWSGALFNLGLTISLASVLVAFEWKAKDKLIMKDIAGIEDDWEILDIPITIHTPPPPPPPAPIEINELPDNIEIDEIKDFTIDLNTTEETIIPEIEISSAPVIEDVDKIVDFAEVQAMFKGGMDAWYAYLNKNLVYPSQAKRANIEGMVVVRFVVNTDGSIQDIELVRTIGGGCDEIAKKVIENSPNWNPGKMGGKAVRSRMTMPIRFRLN
- a CDS encoding YicC/YloC family endoribonuclease, encoding MIKSMTGFGNAGYEDERMVIQVEVRTLNSKFLDLSIRSPRQFNDKELEIRTLVQSILDRGKVSVTIDFQSKGGSEMPVSINQELFGLFYQKYKELANTVGDESQDIFKLAVQSPGVITQLTGEQRDDQEDWEQIKKVLIEALTKCNAFRQDEGNSLEEKLQGNIREIANGLKQIEAEEGNRKERIKQKIRNHFNEWLDENSFDANRFEQELIYYFEKLDITEEIVRLGTHLNYFEKCLNEDSSQGKKLGFISQEIGREINTIGSKANDAGMQKHVILMKDELEKVKEQSLNVL
- a CDS encoding energy transducer TonB — translated: MEAKKTPSADLTKKTGMFLNLGLAVAVGATLAAFEWKSFDDGSLKDLGQVTDNFEELLDIPITEQPPPPPPPPIEQPIIQEIPDEVEIEEKIEVNFDVDVKETTVIKEVVIAEAPVEEKVDQIFDVVENQPEPPGGMSAWNKYLSDNLKYPTQARRMGTEGTVIVVFVVNTDGSIQDVDVLRGIGGGCDEEAVRVVKNAPNWTPGKQRGRPVRTRMRLPIRFKLS
- a CDS encoding biopolymer transporter Tol, which produces MRYHLFRILVVTGLWLNSFFALAQFDQERFGKNRIQHKQFEWYFYSSNNFEVYYYDRGGANAKMAIDFLEEEFNRLTQMIGYVAYTKPKIYIYNSPEELLQSNVNLNKEEYNEQGQTNFNRLLAEISYKGEVDLFKEDLIYGTAKVIIEEMLYGSSVSDAFQSNLTNSFPEWYVDGIALYLAKGWSREMDDYVRHYFQEDETPKIFKLKEREAALVGQSVWNYIAERYGRRYVSSVLNLSRINRNEENSIANTVGLNFKTFIEDWKKYYLNINKQVSSTFQEPNKSAAVAHTSPKFIGAINDVKFSPDGLNLAYVINNGGKYRVQVREVSTGREQTIFAGGTSLQDQEANFKSPIIAWRDSANIAIASFKRGFTTLRLRSLDGSNQDKIFLRNITQILSLDFNSTGKNMVLSAISNGKSDIYTLNASGAGRRLTNDSFDQLTPMFLNDSTIIYSSNQTDLPDSLMGKNLQLNSLPDYYNLYMVQVTDTVITKQLTNSNSKNILPRRVNSNSIVYLSDLSGINNLMRMSIGNQVSNQISAYNKSVEAYDVNSRMNRIAYSVRDGRESYLVVEGFSNADQFTPSTPRIQLEQAKSLNERLAARRLMEEKEAKENLPEPIENSDITDQQSLIPIDTISKNPTSSIDLKRLSFENRKGINTDNYSFDTLPSNLESPAASAAESKTNLLEAFRKESLKKRVTGPRQMDPQFFINNINTRFVVDPLRGFGIGLTGKMTDLLDNHVFHGGVMTTLDFRSGGDIFFEYEYLKSRVDFKGRFDRRTVRIEQGDVTYQKYVLTKVEAGFSYPLNANARVSLTPFVAKTQYFNLNPDSLIYGQVPDQNRFDVNYVGGKAEFVYDRTQPLGLYSQSGFKAKVGYTQYHSFKHNERSFGNFFLDLREYYAIHKNIVLAGRLYAGSFMGNNPQTYMLGGMDNWLFNEFYNPPINRPESSPIRNPSGVENSNILFADFVDLRGYDYDEIRGRNMVTFTAELRVPVFSYLTRGNITSNFIRNFQIVGFYDVGSAWNDSAPWERVNDQNTEVINTGGSPFTITLNNFNNPWLQSYGAGLRTVLLNYYVKFDVARPIRNYEAEDLKFYVTLGFNF